GCGGGACGGCGCCACCCAGCAGCCGGGTGATGAAACCGCGGGTCTCGGCGTCGCGGTGCTCGGACATGGTGGCCCTGCGGAGGCGTGCGGCGAATCCGGTCATGCGTACGGTTCGTCCTTCCTGGGTTGCCGGTGCCACGGTGGTGATCCCTACGATGGGGGAGAGCCGGCCGGGAATCGTTGCGGAATTCCCGGCCGGTTCCCGTCTCGATCGAGCACCGGCATCTTCAGGTTAGGGTAACCTAACTTCGGCGCGGAGTCAGCCGCCCAGGCTCGCCGCGGCCGCGGCGATCGTCGACGCGAAGTAGCTGACCTGGGTGTAAACGCCCGGCTTGTTCGGCCGCGCGCATCCGTCGCCCCAGCTCACGATCCCGACCTGGATCCAGGCGTTGGCGGCGTCCCGGCGGAACATCGGGCCGCCCGAGTCACCCTGGCAGGTGTCCACCCCGCCGGAGGTGTACCCGGCGCAGATCTCGTCGGTCGCGATGATCTCGCCGTTGTACATCGACCTGGAGTTGCAGGTGGCGTCGCTGACGAACGGGACGGTCGCCTTGAGCAGGTAGCGCTGCTGCGAGCCGCCCTCGGTCGCCGCGCCCCAGCCGGAGATGGTGAAGGTGCCCGAGTCGTACGCCGTGGTGGTCGCGATCGGCAGCGTGGCCAGTCCGTTGACCGGGCTGGCGAGGCGGATCAGCGCCCAGTCCTTGCCGTTCCCGGTGTAGCCGGGCGCCCGGTACACGTAGTTCGACTTGCGGGTGATCTTGCTGGTCGAGTTCAGGTCGACCACGCCCAGGGTGGCGGTGATCGAGGTGTTCGTGCCGGTCCGGCCGACGCAGTGCGCGGCGGTGAGCACCAGGTTCGGGCTGTACAGGGCGCCGCCACAGCCCATCGACAGCCGCACCATGAAGGGGAACTCGCCCTGCGCCGCGCGGGTGCCGCCGACCACGTTCGCGTCGGCGTGCGCGGCTCCGGGCGCGGTCAGCAGGCCCGCGGTGGCGGTAGTGATCAAGGTGGCGAGAACGGTCAGCCATCTGCGCATCTTCGGTTCTCCTCGGTGCCGGGGGGGTGCGCCCGGTGGGGCGCTGAGGAGAGAGTTTCATTCACATCTATGAATTCGGTTATCCCAAATCGGTCATACCGCCGGAGGGTCGCCCGCGTCGCCGTCATGCCGCCTGCCCCCGGCCCTCGGCCGCCGGCCTCCCGGCCCGAGCCGCCGACCTCCTGTCCCGAGCCGCCGACCTTCTCCACCATGCCGCCGATCGAAGCATGGAAATTTCTTATTGACTAGCTGTCTTAACAGTCGTAATTTTCATCGGCAACAGCCGTCGATGAAAAGGATGTCCGACGTGACCGGAGAGAGCGGCGTCACCAGCAGTGACTTCCTGCACCGGGTCCGGGTCGTGGTGGACCGGATCGGCACCGGTCAGGTCGACGAGAAGCGACGTGCTGCCGACCTGCTCACCACCACGGTGCGTAACGGGGGCGTGATCCAGGCCTTCGGCTGCGGCCACTCCGAGGCGCTCGCCATGGAGATCGCCGGCCGAGCCGGAGGCCTGGTTCCGACCAACCGGATCGCGCTGCGCGACATCGTGCTCTACGGCGGTGACTCGCTCGACACGCTGGCCGACCCGATGGTCGAGCGGAACACCGCGATCGCCCACCGGCTCTACGACCTCGCCCCGGTCAAACCGGACGACGCGTTCGTGATCGCCTCGAACTCGGGGATCAACGGTGCGGTCGTCGAGATGGCGCTGCTGGTCAAGGAGCGCGGCCACCCGCTCGTCGCGATCACCTCGGCCGCGCACACGGCCGGCGTCGCCTCCCGGCACCCGAGTGGGCGCAAGCTCGGCGAGATCGCGGACGTGGTGCTGGACAACGGGGCGCCGTACGGCGACGCGATCCTCCCGATCCCGGGCGGCGGCGCGGTCGGCGCGGTCTCCTCGATCACCGCGGCGCTGCTGGCCCAGCAGCTCGTCACCGACGTGGTCGCCAACCTGCTCGCGGCGGGGATCACCCCGCCGGTCTACCTGTCGGACAACGTGCCCGGCGGTAAGGAACACAACGCGGAACTGGAAGCACGGTACGCCGGTCGGATCCGGCGCACCGCCTGAGAGCCCGGTATGCCCTGGCGCAGGGTCTGGCCACCCTGACGGTCAGCCAGGGCCGCCGCTGTGAACGGCACCTCCGCACCGGAGTGACCACCGGCGCGGTCAAGTAGCTCCTCGGAAAGGAGTCCCCCGTGCTTGGCAAGAAATTCGCTGGGATAGCCGCGGCCGTACTGGCCGCCTCGGGCATCGTCGCCCTGAGCTCCGGCTCGCCCGCCGCGGCCGCTGACTGCGGATATCTGTTCGACGACTTCCACTACAACACCTCCTCGGACGCGGCGCTGACCGCGAACGGCTGGACGCCGCGCAGCTACCAGGGCGGTCCCGGCGTGGCCGGGGCGAACTGGTCGCCTGCCAACATCACCTTCCCCACCGCGAACGGGGACAAGGTCGCGCAGCTCACCGCGTACACCGACGGCACCGCGACCGGTACCGGGCACGCCGAGCTGTACTCGACCCAGAAGCGGTACCTGGAGGGCACCTACGCCAGCCGGATCAAGTTCACCGACGCACCGGCGTCCGGGGCGGACGGCGACCACATCAACGAGACGTTCTTCACGATCAGCCCGCTCAACGGGGATCTCGACCCGACCTACAGCGAGCTGGACATCTCCGAGTACCTGCCGAACGGCGGCTGGGGCGAGACCGGGCCGATCAACTACCAGACGACCTGGTACACGTACCGGAACGACCCCTGGTACGCCGACAACCTGCACTCCTCGCAGCGGTCCAGCCTGGACGGCTGGCACGACCTGGTCGCCCAGGTGGCGAACGGGCACGTCGTCTACTACATCGACGGGGTGCAGGTCGGCGACCACGGCGGGAAGTACTTCCCGCGCCAGACGATGACCATCAACTGGAACCTGTGGTTCATCGACCTGGCCACGCACACCGGCGGGAAGAGCACCTACAACCAGCAGATCGACTGGGTGCTGTTCGCGAAGAACCAGGTGCTGTCGCCGGCCCAGGCCACCGCGCAGGCGGCCGCCTACCGGTCGGGCGGGAAGGCGTTCCTGGACACCGTCGCCTCCAGCGGCACGTGCTCGACGCCGACCACCCCGCCGGTGACCCCGTCCTCGACGCCGTCGTCCACCCCGCCGACCTCGCAGCCGCCGGCGACCGGATGCTCGGACGCGCCGGAGTGGCAGTTCAGCTCGGTGTACCTGGGCGGCAACCTGGTCAAGCACGAGAAGAGCAAGTACGGCGACCCCAGCGGCCCGCCGTCCGGCCAGGGCAAGCACCTCTGGAAGGCGCGGTACTGGACGCAGGGCTCGGAGCCGGGCTGGACCGAGCAGTGGCAGGACCTCGGCCCCTGCGCGTGATCTGAGGCAACGGCGGGGCGCTTTCTCGAAAAGCGCCCCGCCGTTCTCCTCACCCGCGCTTGCTGTACCGCCAGCCGATCGACCAGACGATGCCCGAGACGCAGAAGCCGTAGATGGCCGCGTCCAGCAGGTCCACCCGGAATACGAGCGCGATGAGGGACAGCAGGATCGCTCCCACCGAGCCCGCGATGCCGGCGTAGACGGCGATGCCGGCCCAGGCACGTGGCCGATCAGACGGTGCCGCCTGCTGCGCCCACATGTGCACGGCGAACAGCAGGAATGCCATGGTCCACTTCATCTGACTGAACCTCCGCGTGCTCCTAGGCCTTGCAGTTCTTGTTGGTGGAGGGCACGTCGTCGAAGCTGACCGCCGCGATCTGCTGCGTCGGCAGCACCGCCTGCACCATGTTGATCCGAACGACGAAGCAACCCTTCCGGTTCGCCGCCTTGTTGATCTCGTAAGCGGCCGCGACACCGGACACGACTACGGCGGCGGCGCAGGCTCCGGCAGCGACGGGCACCGGGATCTTGGCGCACCCGGTGGCACCGGCGATGATGCCGGCGGCGCTGCCACCCGCGCCGAGCGTGCCCTGGAGAGCCTTCGTAGCCGACCGCTTCCAGTAGAACGAGCAGGTCACGCCGCCGCAGAACTTGACCACGTCGGGGTCGGCCACGACCGGGTACAGGGCGCCCGCGGTGTCGATGTGCTGCGTGACCGTGCCACCGTCAACCTCGTACCAGGTGTGCAGCGACTTGCCGGTGCGATCCTTGGCCCATGGCGCCGCGACGGCGCCCAGCACGACGGCGCCGTCCGCCGTGACGATGTCCAGGCCACCGTCGCCGGCCGGCTCCAGCTTCGCGCCGGACGGCAGGTCGAAGTCGAAGTCGTACGCCTTCGGCGCCTTGGCGTCGTGGAGCGTCACCAGCGCGCGGACGTGGCCGTCGGCCAGCGCCTGAACGGCCGTCGAGGCGCTGCGGCCGGGACGCACCAGGGTGCCGTCCGCCGTCTGCACCGTGGCGCTCCCGGTGACCTTGGGAAGCGTCAGCGCGATGGTGTCAGCCGTACCGGTGCCGATGACGACCGGACTGTCCGCGTCCTTGCTGACGGACACCGCGGCGCCGGTGAAGGTATCGCCTGTCGAGGAGAGGCGGACCACCGGCGCGGACGGGTCGTTGCCGGCGGCGCGGACGACGGAAGCGGTCGCCTCCGGGGACTCGGTCCCGAGCGGTGCGGCCGACGCGGCGGTAGGCCCGGACAGCAGCGTGGCAGCAATGGCAGCGGTGCTGAGCAGGGCGACAGCAGGTTTGATGAGGTTCATGGTCCCGATCTCGGTATGACGAGGAGGCTTTTCTGGTGCCGCTTCTGGGCATGGCGATGCCCGGGTTCGAGCGTTGGAGATCCGAAGCGAGCAGCATCGTCACAGGCCAGATACCTAGTGGATGCGTTGCCGCATGCGGGCCCCCGTACCTCCCGATGCGACGCCAGGGACGTTAGCAACCCATTGCCCGCCGCCGATTCGGTGCTTTCGGACAGTCAGCACTGCTGAGGCAGCAATCGGCCGTACCGAAGAATTGGGTTTGATCGGCATGTTCCGCATGCCGGCGGTGATGGTTCGTGCCCGCCCGACCGTTTTGAACCGGGGGTCGGCGACGATCATTGTGATGTATGACAATTCGACGAAAGGGATCCGATGCATAATTTTTGGAAACTCAACTAATCGTCTCGGCGTGCTCGGGCGGCGGATGTGCGACACACCATGTGGCGTTGCGTGTCGCGGACCGTGCCCATATATAGTGTCCCTCGCAGCTGGTTCGCCCATCCCTAGTGGACGGTCGAGGCAACAGGGAACCCGGTGGGAAACCGGGACTGCCCCGCAGCGGTGAGTGGGAACGACCGCCGTCACACAAGCACTGGGTGCGAGCCTGGGAAGCGACGGCCAGTAGGCACGTGCGAAACGCCCACGAGTCCGAAGACCTGCCAGCGCGCCGCACACGACCGTGTGCGGCGGTCGAAGGCCGCGTGGGACGGCTGACGCCCTCGCGACCTCCGTGCGCCCGGAGGGGAGTGTCGGTGTCTTCCCGCGCGGCGACTCGCGAGGGATGAGGGCCATGACGCTCACACCGGAGAAAACCAGCGTGCCGGGACAGCGCCGGCAGGTCATGCAGGTGCGCAAGCGCAACGGCGAGCTGACGCCGGTCGACGTCAATCGGATCGTGGCGGCGGTGGAGCGCTGGATCACCGGGCTGGACGAGGTCGATCCGCTGCGGGTGGCGACCAAGACGATCAGCGGCCTCTACGACGGCGCCACCACCGAGGAGCTGGACAAACTCTCCATCCAGACGGCCGCCGAGCTGATCGGCGAGGAGCCGCAGTATTCGAAGCTGGCCGCCCGGCTGCTCATCGACCTGGTCGAGCAGGAGGTGCGCGAGCAGGGCGTCACGACGTTCAGCGAGTCCATCACGCTGGGCCACACTGAAGGCCTGATCGGCGACGACACTCTAGCCTTTGTAACGAAATTTCGGGACAAACTGGACGTGGCGATCGACGTGAGCGCGGACCTGCGCTTCGAGTATTTCGGCCTTCGCACCGTCGCCGACCGCTACCTGCTGCGCCACCCCACCAAGCGCGTCCCCATCGAGACCCCTCAGTACTGGCTGCTGAGAGTGGCCTGCGGGCTGTCGCAAACCCCCGACGAGGCGATCGGCTTCTACCGCCTCATGTCGAGCCTCGCCTATCTGCCCAGCTCACCCACCCTGTTCAACTCCGGCACCCGGCACACCCAGATGTCCTCGTGCTTCCTGGTCGACTCGCCCAAGGACGAGCTGGACTCGATCTACGAGCGGTACCACCAGGTCGCCAAGCTGTCGAAGTTCTCCGGCGGCATCGGCATCGCCTGGTCCCGGGTCCGCGGCCGGGGCGCGCTGATCCGCGGCACCAACGGCAAGTCCAACGGCATCGTCCCGTTCCTGAAGACCCTGGACGCCGGGGTCGCCGCGGTCAACCAGGGTGGCCGGCGCAAGGGCGCGGCCTGCGTCTACCTGGAGCCCTGGCACCCCGACGTCGAGGAGTTCCTGGAGCTGCGGGACAACACGGGCGAGGACTCACGGCGTACGCATAACTTGAATTTGGCGAACTGGATCCCGGACGAGTTCATGCGTCGGGTGGAGGCTGACGAACAGTGGTCGCTGATCGACCCGTCGGACGCCCCCGAGTTGCCCGACCTGTTCGGCGACGCATTCACCGAGGCCTATCGGAATGCGGAGAAGAAGGCGGTCCGGACCGTCAAGGCCCGCGATCTGTACGGCCGGATGATGCGCACCCTGGCGCAGACCGGCAACGGCTGGATGACCTTCAAGGACCGGTCGAACGCGCTGTCCAACCAGACCGGCGCGCCCGGCAACACGATCCACCTCTCCAACCTGTGCACCGAGATCCTCGAGGTGAACAGCGACGACGAGACGGCCGTCTGCAACCTCGGCTCGATCAACCTGGGCGCGCACACCACCGCCGGCGGCGTGGACTGGGAGCGGCTGCGGGCGACCGTGCGCACCGCGGTGGTCTTCCTGGACCGGGTGATCGACATCAACTACTACCCGTCCCAGCAGGCCGCCGCGTCGAACCCGCGCTGGCGTCCGGTCGGCCTCGGCCTGATGGGCCTCCAGGACGCGTTCTTCACGCTGCGCCTGCCGTTCGACTCGCCGGCCGCCAAGGAGCTGTCCACCCGGGTGCAGGAGGAGATCCTGCTGACCGCGCTGGAGGCGTCGGCCGAGCTCGCCGCGCGGTTCGGGCCGCATCCGGCCTTCGCCGAGACCCGCGCCGCGCGGGGCGACCTGCACCCCGAGCTGTGGGGCGCGCCGCTCGGCCAGCCCGAGCGCTGGGCCGCGGTCAAGGAGCGGATCGCGGCGGACGGCCTGCGCAACTCGCTGCTGATCGCGATCGCGCCGACCGCCACGATCGCGTCGATCGCCGGCTGCTACGAGTGCATCGAGCCGCAGGTCTCCAACCTGTTCAAGCGGGAGACCATGTCCGGCGAGTTCCTCCAGATCAACACCTACCTGGTGCGCGAGCTGAAGGCGCGCGGCCTGTGGACCGCGGAGATCCGGGAGGCGATCAAACGGGCCGAGGGTTCGGTCCAGGACATCGCCGGCCTGCCGGCCGAGATCAAGGGTATCTTCCGTACGGCCTGGGAACTGCCCCAGCGCGCTCTGATCGACCTGGCCGCCGCGCGGGCGCCGTTCATCGACCAGTCGCAGTCGCTGAACCTGTTCCTGGCCGCGCCGACCATCGGCAAGCTCTCGTCGATGTACCTCTACGCCTGGAAGTCCGGGCTGAAGACCTCGTACTACCTGCGCTCGCGCCCCGCGACGCGCATCCAGCAGGCCACCACCGCCGTCGCTCCGTCAGCGACGACGCCGCTGGTCCCGCCCGCTCGAACCGGTCCCGAGGTCGCCTCGTTCGGCGTGAACCTGCTCGGCGACACCGGCGGCGCGCTCGCCGCGGCCCTTGAGAACCCCGACATCTGTGAGGCTTGCCAGTAATGCTGCTCGACCCTGGAATGGACCTGACCCTGCGGCCGATGAAGTATCCGCACTTCTTCGACCGTTTCAAGGACGCCATCAAGAACACCTGGACGGTCGAGGAGGTCGACCTCCACGCCGACCTGGCCGACCTGGCGGTCCTGTCGGACGCGGAGAAGCACATGGTGTCCCGGCTGGTCGCGTTCTTCGCCACCGGCGACACGATCGTCGCGAACAATCTCGTGCTCAACCTCTATCAGCACGTCAATTCCCCGGAGGGGCGCCTTTACCTCTCCCGGCAGCTGTTCGAGGAGGCCGTGCACGTCCAGTTCTATCTGAACCTGCTGGACACCTACGTTCCCGATCTCGACGAGCGCGCGGCCGCATTCGCCGCGGTCGACAACATTCCGTCGATCGCCCGCAAGGCCGAGTTCTGCTTCAAGTGGATCGACTCGGTCTTCGAACTGCGCGCGCTCAAGACGAAAGCGGACCGGCGGGCGTTCCTGCTCAACGTGATCTGCTTCGCCGCGTGCATCGAGGGGCTGTTCTTCTACGGCGCCTTCGCGTACGTGTACTTCCTGCGCTCGCGCGGCCTGCTCCAGGGGCTGGCGTCCGGCACCAACTGGGTGTTCCGTGACGAGAGCATGCACATGGCGTTCGCCTTCGACGTGGTCGAGCAGGTCCGCCGCGAGGAGCCGGATCTGTTCGACGCGGACATGGAGCAGCAGGTCCGCGAGATGCTCGCCGAGGCCGTGGAATGCGAGGTGCAGTTCGCGGCCGACCTGCTGGACCAGGGCGTCAGCGGAATGTCCCTGGCCGACATGCGGGAATACCTCCAGCACGTCGCCGACCGCCGCCTCCAGGTGCTGGGCATCGAGCCGGTTTACGGCAGCAAGAACCCGTTCGCCTTCATGGAGCTCCAGGACGTCCAGGAGTTGTCGAACTTCTTCGAGCGCCGCGTCTCGGCCTACCAGGTGGGGGTTACCGGGAGCGTTACTTTCGACGACGACTTCTAAATTCAAGACCTTCATATACGCGCGTCCGCTGGGGTGCGGATCGCATGCTCCCGCGCGGGCCGGGTACGGCGATCTGGCCGCCGCAAAACGCCGCCGGTGACGAGGCAACTGATTCCCCGACGCCGGTGGGGTTTGCCGGTGGCGGGGAATCAGCTGCCTCGTCACCGGTTACCAGGCGTTTTGCCGCGGAGCGCAGCGGAGCCAGTCAGCTCCGCGTCCAAAACAATCGCCGCACCCTTCAATGCCCGTGGGTGCTCACGGAAAAGAAGAAACCCGGGACCGGTCGTGCCGGTCCCGGGTTTCTTCCCCTCAGGCTCGGCGGCGGCGCCGGGTGAGCGAGAAGCCGAACAACCCGGTCAGCGCGGCGAGGATGCCGCCGCCGGCGGTCCAGAACCAGCGGCCGGAGAAGTCCGGCAGCCAGTCCATGCTGAAGCCGCTCTTCTCGGTGTCGGCACCGGCCGACGCGGCCGGTGCGGGCGCGGTGAGCACGGTGCCGGGCTGGTTGTCCGGGACCAGCGGCTTGGCCAGTTCGCCCTGGTCGGCGTCCTGGTCACCGTTCGGCGTCCGCAGGGTCAGGCTGACCTTGAGCGGCAGACCCAGATCCGTTTCCGGCACCCGCGTGGTGGACAGGCGCACGTAATAGGTGCCGGGCAGCGGATCCCCGTCCTGCGGCTCGGCCCACGAACGGACCTGCCGCAGCCGGCAGCCGAGCGTCACCTGCGCGTCGCCCTTGCCGGCCACCGGGCTCTGCTCACCGGCCACGCACGCCTGGCGGCGGCGCAGCCCGTCGAAGACCTCGATGATCCACGACTCGTCGCCGCTGCGCCCGTCACCGGGCAGCGTGACCGTCGTGCTGAGGTCCGGGCGCTGTCCGGCCCCGGCGGTGAACTGCCAGTACAGGTAGTCACCGGTGACCGCGCCGACCTCGACCGGCTGGTCCGCGCTGATCGGCACCGCGGTCAGGAACGAGGTGCCGGCCGTCTTCACCGGGGCGATCGGTTTCGGGTCGTCGGCGAACGCCGGCGCCGGCACGGCCGCGATCCCGACGATCAGGGCGCCGGTCGCGGCGAGGTGCTTGATCCGCATCAGTTCTCCCTCCAGGTGGCCACCCAGTAGCGGGTGATCCAACCGGCGAGCACGCCGGCGACCAGTCCGGCGATCGCCAGGACCAGCAGGAACAGGAAGCCGCGGCCGAGGCCGGGTGCGTCCGGGGCGTGTGACGCGTCGACCAGGTCGATGCTCAGCTCGACCGGCATGCCGGGGGCGTCCGCGGCGGTCGCCGTCGACGCGAACGAGTTGCTCACGATCAGGCAGAGCTCGGTCGACGTGGTCTCCCCGTGCTCGTCGGCGTCGCTGTCCGCGGCCTCCGCCGACGCCCTGGCGTCCGCCTTCTGCTCGTCGGCCGACCAGCGCAGGCCCGCGGACAGGACGTCCGCGCGGCCGCTGCCCGCATCGACCCCGCGGACCAGCTCACGGCCGTCCTTGCTCGCGGCTTTCAGGAGTACGCCGTAGTCCGGGTTCAGCGCCCGGTCCAGCGAGATGCTCACCGAGGCGCGCAGCTCCTGGTCCGGCTGCACGGCCACCCGGTAGTAACGGTGCTCGCTGATCTTCTCCCGGTCGGTGTAGACGCCCGGGGCGAGCAGCGGCGCGTTGGTGCAGTCCGCGGTGCCGGTGACCACGGCGGGCTGCACCGGCGGCGGCACGGCGGCGCGGTCGACCAGCTGCTGCACCCGGTCGGTCAGCTCCTGTTCGCTCTTCGCCGCGGCGTAGGTGCCGCCGGTCGCGGTGGAGATGCAGACCAGCTGCTTGCGGGTCTTCTCGTCGGGGGTCAGGCCGAGCGTGTCGACCACCAGGTGAGTGCCCTGCGCGGCCAGTTCCCGGGCGACCTCGCACGGGTCGGGCGGGGTGCAGGTGTCCTCGCCGTCGGTGATCAGCACGATTCGCCGTACCGAACCGGTGTCGCCGAGGTCCTCGGCGGCCTTCTTCAGGGCCAGGCCGATCGGGGTGTACCCGGTCGGCTTCAGCGTGGCGATCGCGTTCTTGGCCTGGACCGCGTTGACCGGCCCGACCGGGACGATCTGCTGGGTGTCCTTGCAGGCGATCTTCTTGTTCTTGCCGGGGTAGGTGGCGCCGAGCACCCGGATGCCGAGCTGAGTGTTCTCCGGCAGCGCGTCGACGACCTTGTTGAAGGCGCGCTTGGCCACCGCGATCCGGGTCTCGCCGTCGATGTCGGCGGCACGCATCGAGCCGCTGACGTCGAGGACCAGCTCAACGCGGGGTGGTTCGGAGGGTTCGGTCTCGCGGGCGTTTGCCGGGGCGGCGCCGAGCAGGGTGGCTGCGCCGATCAATCCCGTTGCTACCACTATGGACAGACTTTTGTGGATCACGCGCCAAGATCATAAAGGCAGCCGCCATCCATGGTGGATGGAGGGGTGACCGCCGAGCCGGGCCCTTGTGGGGCCCGGCTCGCGGGCATCGCGCTTGTGGCGCGTTGGTCCAGGCGAAGCGTCCGCCGGCGGCTCTCCCGCCAGCGGATCAGTGCTTTCGCCGCCTTTCGCCGCCGTGATTCAGGCACGGCGGGCGTACGTGGTCACCTGCCGGCGGGCCAGGTCGTCCAGGATCTCGGCGGTCGCGGACGAGCCGAACCGGGTCACGCCGACCGCCGCCATCGCCAGCAGCGTGTCCAGGCTGCGGATCCCGCCGGACGCCTTGACCTGCACCTTCGACGACACCGCCGAGCGCATCAGGGCCAGGTCGTCGATGGTCGCGCCGGTCGGGGCGAACCCGGTCGACGTCTTCACGAACGCCGCCCCGGCTCGCTCCGCGGCCCAGCACGCCGCCAGCTTCTCCTCGTCGGTCAGGTACGCCGTCTCCAGGATGACCTTGACGTGCGCCGGACCGGCCGCCCGCACGATCTCCTTGATCTCGGTCTCCACCGCCGCGATGTCGCCGGAGCGCAGCCAGCCGATGTTGATCACCATGTCGATCTCGGTGGCGCCGCGCTCCACGGCCTGCTCGGTCTCGGCCACCTTCACCTCGGTGCTGGTGTCCCCGTGCGGGAAGCCGATCACGGTGCCGACGCGCACCTCGGTGCCGCGCAGCAGCTCGACCGCGACCGGCACGTCGGACGGCCGCACACAGACCGAGGCGACCTGGTATTTGGCCGCAATGGCGCAGCCCGACCGCACGTCCTCGAGCGTGAACTGCGGCTGGAGGATCGAGTGGTCGATCATGCGGGCGATCTGCGACACCGTGAAATCCATGGCACTGAACCGTACCTGTCTAGACAGCCACCTGTCTAGACAGGTTGGCCGTATCGGTAGGGTGTGCGTCATGTCCGCCGGACCAGACTTCGCGCCGCGATACTTCCGCATCGAGCAGGAGCTCCGAGCGCGGATCGCCAAGGCACGGCCGCACGATCCGCTGCCCTCCGAGCCGGAGCTGGCCCGCGAGTTCGGGGTGAGCCGGATGACCGCCCGGGCCGCGGTCACCCAGCTGGTCAACGACGGTTTGGCGTACCGTGCGCCCGGTCGCGGCACGTTCGTGGCGGTGCCCACCGGCCCGCGCCGCGCGGACAACCTGATCCGCCTCAGCGAGGAGATCCGCAAGCAGGGCAAGGTCCCGTCGTCCCGGGTGGTCAGCGCCGAGCTGCGCCCGGCCACCGTGATCGAGGCCACCCGGTTGCGGCAGCGGGCCGGCGACGTGGTGGCGATCTACCGCGTCCGGCAGGCCGACGGCGACCCGTTCGCCTTCGAGCACGCCTGCTATCCGGGAGCGCTGAGCGCGCTGCTCGACTTCGACCTCTCCGGGTCGGTGCACGAGGCACTGGTCGCCCTGGGCCGGATCCCGACCCGGGGCACCTCGACGATCACCGCCCAGCCGGCGAACGAGGAGGACGCCAAGGAGTTGGGTGTCCCGGCCGGCACCGCCCTGCTGGTCGAGGAACGCCTGATCCTGGACCAGGAGGGCCGCCCCCTGGAGCTGAGCGAGTCCCGTTACTCCGGCACCAAGTACCGCCTGGACGTGGCCTTCGGCGTCGAGCCCCACCAATAAACCGGTCGGCGGCCCGGATGTGTCCGGGTAGCCTCGTCGCCGTGGCATATCAGATCTACCTCTGAGCTCGCCCGAGCCTGACCCGCCGAGCGCATCGCGCCGCGGGCGGCTCGCCGCTGTCCAGCACAGCCCTCCGCTCAGGGGAAGAATCCGCATGCCTGCCACCATCACCCTGCCCGCGCGCGCCCAAGCCCAGCTCGTAGCCGCCGGGCTTCGCGCCGACCGAGCGCACCTGTCCGATATAGATCTCACCGTCTCGCCCGGCTCGCGCTGGGGCGTGATCGGCGAGAACGGCCGCGGCAAGACCACCCTGCTCCGCCTGCTCAGCGGAGCTCTGACCCCGGACGCCGGCACGGTCCGGCTGACCGGCACTCTCGGCGTCGCCGACCAGGAACTCGCCTTCGCTCCGGCCGACACGGTCGGCACCCTGATCGACACCGCCCTCGCCGACACCCGAGCCGTCCTCCGCGCCCTCGACGAAGCCGCACAGTCCCTCACCGCACTCACCGCACGGGAGTCCTTTGGGCCGGCGGGGTTCGCCGCCGGCCAGGCCGGCGCGGCTGCCGACTATGCGCGGGCGCTCGACGCGGCCGAACTGC
Above is a genomic segment from Actinoplanes ianthinogenes containing:
- a CDS encoding peptidase encodes the protein MRIKHLAATGALIVGIAAVPAPAFADDPKPIAPVKTAGTSFLTAVPISADQPVEVGAVTGDYLYWQFTAGAGQRPDLSTTVTLPGDGRSGDESWIIEVFDGLRRRQACVAGEQSPVAGKGDAQVTLGCRLRQVRSWAEPQDGDPLPGTYYVRLSTTRVPETDLGLPLKVSLTLRTPNGDQDADQGELAKPLVPDNQPGTVLTAPAPAASAGADTEKSGFSMDWLPDFSGRWFWTAGGGILAALTGLFGFSLTRRRRRA
- a CDS encoding VWA domain-containing protein: MHKSLSIVVATGLIGAATLLGAAPANARETEPSEPPRVELVLDVSGSMRAADIDGETRIAVAKRAFNKVVDALPENTQLGIRVLGATYPGKNKKIACKDTQQIVPVGPVNAVQAKNAIATLKPTGYTPIGLALKKAAEDLGDTGSVRRIVLITDGEDTCTPPDPCEVARELAAQGTHLVVDTLGLTPDEKTRKQLVCISTATGGTYAAAKSEQELTDRVQQLVDRAAVPPPVQPAVVTGTADCTNAPLLAPGVYTDREKISEHRYYRVAVQPDQELRASVSISLDRALNPDYGVLLKAASKDGRELVRGVDAGSGRADVLSAGLRWSADEQKADARASAEAADSDADEHGETTSTELCLIVSNSFASTATAADAPGMPVELSIDLVDASHAPDAPGLGRGFLFLLVLAIAGLVAGVLAGWITRYWVATWREN
- the deoC gene encoding deoxyribose-phosphate aldolase; this encodes MDFTVSQIARMIDHSILQPQFTLEDVRSGCAIAAKYQVASVCVRPSDVPVAVELLRGTEVRVGTVIGFPHGDTSTEVKVAETEQAVERGATEIDMVINIGWLRSGDIAAVETEIKEIVRAAGPAHVKVILETAYLTDEEKLAACWAAERAGAAFVKTSTGFAPTGATIDDLALMRSAVSSKVQVKASGGIRSLDTLLAMAAVGVTRFGSSATAEILDDLARRQVTTYARRA
- a CDS encoding GntR family transcriptional regulator, with the protein product MSAGPDFAPRYFRIEQELRARIAKARPHDPLPSEPELAREFGVSRMTARAAVTQLVNDGLAYRAPGRGTFVAVPTGPRRADNLIRLSEEIRKQGKVPSSRVVSAELRPATVIEATRLRQRAGDVVAIYRVRQADGDPFAFEHACYPGALSALLDFDLSGSVHEALVALGRIPTRGTSTITAQPANEEDAKELGVPAGTALLVEERLILDQEGRPLELSESRYSGTKYRLDVAFGVEPHQ